One window of Pseudacidobacterium ailaaui genomic DNA carries:
- a CDS encoding tetratricopeptide repeat protein — protein MRRSLPVKAISQLFSSSALFPCVSLFLLSVLCFCPPVYAQNTPLSQAQYLFSIGSYDKASLVLENLLQSDPDNTDALVLLGQLNALLGRRSEAIQHLTRAIELRPDSASAYAALGTALTRFAEFDAARKAFEQAIVLDPQKARLHVNLAMTLAATNDMPSAMKELQSAISLDPSGPAAATAHYLLAKIYTDHDDEQKAIPELIAATKLKPDYPEAWLALGRTERAANHEAAALAAFQHAVAYAPHDPELQYELGSEYLSQGDAHNAAIHLQLARKYMPAETVAVLYKLERALRKEGLTEEAKNLQVQVKALTAKGDEAGKHSLEAQRLEDEGIEMERQNELAKAIEKYRAALELNPEQEGFRLNYGLALCRLHRWSEGIAEIKEVLQKDPGNIAAQRALYIAEDHQRQALAEVRTKAHP, from the coding sequence ATGCGGCGATCCCTTCCGGTCAAAGCAATATCTCAACTCTTTTCAAGCAGCGCACTTTTTCCTTGTGTGTCTCTGTTCCTGCTGTCGGTGCTTTGTTTCTGCCCGCCGGTCTATGCGCAAAATACGCCGTTAAGTCAGGCACAGTATCTCTTTTCCATCGGGTCTTATGACAAAGCATCTCTCGTTCTTGAGAATCTGCTTCAATCAGACCCTGACAATACAGATGCCCTTGTGCTTCTTGGGCAGTTGAATGCGCTACTGGGGAGGCGTTCCGAAGCAATTCAACATCTGACCAGGGCGATCGAATTGCGCCCGGATTCAGCTTCGGCCTATGCTGCCCTGGGAACAGCGTTAACCAGGTTTGCGGAGTTCGATGCAGCGCGCAAAGCATTCGAACAGGCGATTGTGCTCGATCCTCAAAAGGCGCGCCTGCATGTCAATCTGGCCATGACGCTGGCGGCAACCAACGATATGCCTAGCGCCATGAAAGAGCTGCAATCTGCCATTTCACTCGATCCCTCCGGCCCTGCCGCTGCCACTGCTCATTATTTGCTGGCAAAAATCTACACCGATCATGACGACGAGCAAAAAGCTATTCCAGAGCTCATCGCAGCTACCAAACTCAAGCCTGACTATCCTGAAGCCTGGCTCGCTCTGGGGCGGACTGAGCGAGCGGCAAATCATGAAGCCGCTGCCCTGGCAGCCTTTCAGCATGCGGTCGCATACGCTCCGCACGATCCAGAATTGCAGTACGAATTAGGCTCTGAATATCTGTCACAGGGAGATGCACATAATGCCGCTATCCACCTGCAACTGGCGCGCAAATACATGCCCGCCGAAACCGTTGCAGTACTTTACAAGCTGGAGCGAGCTCTCCGGAAAGAAGGCCTCACAGAAGAAGCAAAGAATTTGCAGGTCCAGGTAAAGGCGCTGACGGCAAAAGGAGACGAGGCAGGTAAACACTCTCTTGAAGCCCAAAGACTTGAGGATGAGGGTATAGAGATGGAGAGGCAGAACGAGCTAGCCAAAGCCATAGAAAAATATCGCGCGGCCCTGGAACTAAACCCCGAACAGGAAGGCTTTCGGCTGAACTATGGCCTTGCGCTCTGCCGCCTCCATCGCTGGAGTGAAGGAATCGCCGAGATTAAGGAAGTTTTGCAAAAAGACCCGGGAAATATCGCCGCACAGCGAGCTTTATATATCGCGGAAGACCACCAGAGACAAGCCTTGGCAGAAGTTCGCACAAAAGCTCATCCGTAA
- a CDS encoding TonB-dependent receptor — protein MAQTSTGEMNGTITDPSGAAIPQASITLSSNDTKVERKTFSNQDGHFVFTNILPGTYSIVVTAAGFKKVEQQAIPIQVNQTVSLNYTLSLGNVEEQVEVTGSAPQLQTATSELGTVIETKVVNDLPLNGRNFTQLLILTPGVTPVQNQQGAGGGTSYLADVTIPGSPVFRPNVNGQWNRSNLYYLDGIFNTVNIYSGYAVLPIVDAVQEFKVQSHNDDAQYGGAIGGIINLVSKGGSSAFHGSAWEYLRNNFFDARDPFADANRSGPVAFHQNEFGATLGGPVWIPRLYEGKGKTFFYFAYEGWRYKKATQALYYVPTDAELSGDFSHSLIGHNIYDPKTTTASSSAPSGFVRQQFSDNIIPPNRISIMAQAYFQAYVDRPNYSNPAVPQYNAIEDEPQVDDSDTYQVRIDETLGPKDVINGRFTRFHNTDTTPVTRLLNTITDRPRNNTGGDWIHQFSPSLVLDVKFGYSATPIIQNKLFSNGPGAAKQVGFSGLSTYGIPQLVLQMPWSSAGENLVNQQDHVYQTGANVSWLKGNHHFSFGFQWLLQQYETRAYSDQTYSFINDTTADPNNVGSTGASLASALLGLPTQQAFLNQNWSMSFPIWAIYAQDQWTVSKKLTLNLGLRYDKRQPIGNLTGALYSGFDANTGEYVIGGSKLPPPCNTTGKAPCIPGDGNLANIPYGEHITLASCASFRCPQNANIGPHVGFAYSLNPETVIRGGYGIVYDEYAGFIQDMGNHVGNWPDAQSSFLAVNQTTGAPLTYLQDLQTLSAAPLPAASPWGTNYWNADPKKQVPLSQQWNLEIQRQVTKDLAVSMAYVGSATHHLDYTGVANTALYPGPGNADQVNARRPYPYENSLYFGRSIGAANYQSLQLNANKRFRNGLQYLVSYTWSKSIDNGSSGFFGAENGPGGGIQNYYDPDSNRGLSGFDVPHFFSASMLWEPPLGPGKTYLNSGPLAWIVGGWQTNSIFSIRSGQPFTVLVNGDVANIGTPYSYARANLVGNPHLSHPTLNEWFNTAAFSIPDHQYGNAPRNFLFSDHATTFDFSVFRSFPVHDEASLQFRAEAFNLFNIINYAPPGTTLNGGGFGRVSSIENPPRQLQFALRLSF, from the coding sequence ATGGCGCAGACTTCGACAGGGGAGATGAATGGAACGATTACTGATCCTTCAGGAGCAGCCATTCCTCAGGCATCCATCACGCTTTCCAGCAACGATACGAAAGTTGAGCGAAAAACTTTCTCGAACCAGGATGGACACTTTGTCTTCACGAATATTCTGCCCGGCACTTACTCCATTGTAGTTACTGCGGCGGGTTTCAAGAAAGTTGAACAACAGGCAATTCCAATCCAGGTCAACCAGACCGTTTCTCTCAATTACACGCTCAGTCTCGGCAATGTGGAAGAGCAGGTGGAAGTTACAGGCTCGGCGCCTCAGCTCCAGACAGCCACCTCCGAGCTTGGCACCGTGATCGAGACCAAAGTGGTAAACGATCTGCCGCTGAATGGAAGAAACTTTACCCAGCTTCTCATCCTCACTCCAGGCGTAACACCGGTGCAGAACCAGCAGGGTGCAGGTGGAGGAACAAGTTATCTTGCCGATGTAACGATTCCCGGCAGCCCCGTTTTTCGCCCTAATGTAAATGGGCAATGGAACCGGTCGAACCTCTACTATCTGGATGGTATCTTCAACACTGTCAATATTTATAGCGGATATGCTGTGCTGCCCATCGTCGATGCCGTGCAGGAATTCAAAGTCCAGTCACACAACGATGACGCCCAATATGGAGGCGCGATTGGAGGCATTATCAACCTCGTGTCCAAGGGAGGAAGCAGCGCCTTCCACGGCTCAGCATGGGAGTATCTGCGGAATAACTTCTTCGACGCCCGCGATCCGTTTGCTGATGCTAACCGTTCCGGCCCTGTAGCATTTCATCAGAATGAATTTGGAGCCACGCTGGGTGGACCTGTATGGATTCCTAGGCTATATGAAGGCAAAGGAAAGACATTTTTCTATTTTGCTTATGAAGGATGGCGTTATAAAAAAGCGACGCAGGCATTGTACTATGTGCCCACCGATGCTGAGTTGTCCGGCGACTTCTCTCATTCTCTAATCGGTCATAACATCTACGATCCGAAAACAACGACGGCCAGCTCATCCGCTCCAAGCGGATTCGTTCGCCAGCAATTTTCCGACAACATTATCCCGCCGAACAGAATCTCCATCATGGCCCAGGCGTATTTTCAGGCATATGTCGATCGGCCAAATTATTCCAATCCTGCTGTCCCTCAATATAACGCCATCGAAGATGAGCCCCAGGTAGATGACAGCGACACCTATCAGGTCAGGATCGACGAAACGCTTGGACCAAAAGATGTGATCAATGGCCGCTTTACGCGCTTTCATAATACAGATACAACTCCGGTAACCCGCCTGCTGAACACTATCACCGACCGGCCGCGCAATAATACAGGTGGCGACTGGATTCATCAATTCAGCCCATCGCTGGTCCTCGACGTAAAGTTTGGGTATTCGGCTACACCGATCATCCAGAACAAGCTCTTTTCAAACGGTCCAGGCGCAGCAAAGCAAGTTGGATTTTCGGGCCTTTCAACCTATGGCATACCACAGTTGGTTCTGCAGATGCCGTGGTCGAGCGCGGGTGAAAATCTGGTCAACCAGCAGGATCATGTGTATCAAACCGGAGCGAATGTCTCATGGCTCAAAGGCAATCATCATTTCAGCTTCGGCTTCCAGTGGCTTCTGCAGCAGTACGAGACCCGCGCGTATTCTGACCAGACTTACTCTTTCATCAACGATACGACCGCCGACCCGAATAACGTAGGCTCGACTGGCGCATCTTTGGCATCAGCGCTCTTGGGCCTGCCGACGCAGCAGGCATTTCTCAATCAGAACTGGAGCATGTCTTTCCCGATATGGGCCATCTATGCGCAGGACCAATGGACTGTTTCAAAAAAACTTACGCTGAATCTGGGTCTCCGTTATGACAAGCGACAGCCGATCGGCAACCTGACCGGAGCCCTCTACAGTGGCTTTGATGCAAATACCGGCGAGTATGTAATCGGTGGGAGCAAGCTGCCCCCACCATGCAACACCACCGGCAAAGCACCCTGCATTCCAGGTGACGGGAACCTGGCGAATATTCCTTACGGAGAGCACATTACCCTTGCTTCCTGCGCATCATTTCGCTGCCCGCAGAATGCCAATATTGGTCCCCATGTCGGCTTTGCCTACTCGCTCAATCCGGAAACTGTGATTCGCGGCGGTTACGGCATCGTATACGACGAGTATGCAGGCTTCATCCAGGACATGGGCAACCATGTAGGCAACTGGCCAGATGCGCAGAGCTCTTTCCTGGCAGTCAACCAGACGACTGGGGCGCCTCTCACGTATCTACAGGACTTGCAGACGCTTTCCGCCGCGCCTCTCCCGGCAGCATCGCCATGGGGAACCAATTACTGGAACGCAGACCCCAAAAAGCAGGTGCCGCTCTCGCAGCAGTGGAATCTTGAAATTCAGCGCCAGGTAACCAAGGACCTAGCAGTTTCCATGGCCTATGTAGGCAGCGCTACACATCATCTTGATTATACAGGTGTAGCGAACACTGCGCTTTATCCTGGTCCGGGCAATGCCGACCAGGTAAACGCGAGACGCCCCTATCCATACGAAAATTCTCTCTATTTCGGGAGAAGCATCGGTGCTGCCAATTACCAGTCACTACAGCTCAATGCGAATAAGCGCTTCAGAAATGGATTGCAATATCTGGTCTCTTACACGTGGTCGAAATCCATCGATAACGGATCGAGCGGTTTTTTCGGCGCGGAGAATGGCCCCGGAGGCGGCATCCAGAATTACTATGACCCAGACTCCAACCGGGGGCTCTCGGGCTTCGACGTGCCGCATTTCTTCTCTGCAAGCATGCTGTGGGAGCCTCCTCTTGGTCCCGGTAAAACATATTTGAATTCGGGGCCGCTTGCGTGGATTGTCGGAGGATGGCAGACGAATTCCATCTTCAGCATCCGGTCAGGTCAGCCATTCACCGTTCTGGTCAATGGTGATGTGGCAAATATTGGTACGCCTTATTCTTATGCACGCGCCAACCTGGTTGGAAATCCGCATCTTTCTCACCCAACTTTGAACGAGTGGTTCAATACGGCAGCATTCAGCATACCTGACCATCAATATGGCAACGCGCCGCGTAACTTCCTGTTCAGCGACCATGCCACAACTTTCGATTTCTCGGTCTTTCGCAGCTTCCCCGTACATGACGAGGCTTCGCTGCAATTTCGGGCAGAAGCATTCAATCTCTTCAACATCATTAACTATGCGCCTCCAGGGACTACGCTCAACGGCGGTGGGTTCGGTAGGGTCTCTTCGATAGAGAATCCGCCGCGTCAGCTTCAATTTGCGCTCCGGTTATCCTTCTGA
- a CDS encoding transposase: MPKKQHTDEQIIFALRQHEGGEKTADICRRLDVSQATFYLWKIKLGRTLTTKISSYR; encoded by the coding sequence ATGCCGAAGAAACAGCACACAGATGAACAGATCATCTTCGCGCTCAGGCAGCATGAGGGCGGCGAGAAGACGGCTGATATCTGCCGCAGGCTGGACGTCAGTCAGGCTACTTTCTACCTATGGAAGATCAAGCTCGGGAGAACCTTGACCACCAAAATCTCCAGTTACCGCTGA
- a CDS encoding phytanoyl-CoA dioxygenase family protein — MRLPVESYLDHLKSTSNQTPARFEGITPQDRKSNVPRQKVIATCRKVRSPRTINFDTLHIVMITISAEQREQYRQEGFMMLPGVIPQDMLSMLREECSYYLGYYDSIMDAKGVKTDNLSHRGKRYFINNRYRLSSRIWQFIFSDLMAEVAKATVGPEAYLFHEQWVVKGAEQGMKFSWHQDSGYVKWYDPSTRHDPYVTCWCTLDDVNEENGTVYLLPHSRAGTRGQIIDHIKEEGTNDLIGYSGTDPGDPVIVPAGSIVAFDSFVLHRSGANRTNRMRRIYLPQYSAAPINRPDGKLWALATPFLKNGKNIYDHANDTAEKYGPFPDAQKKAV; from the coding sequence ATGCGTCTTCCTGTTGAAAGTTATCTGGACCACCTCAAGAGTACATCAAACCAGACTCCCGCCAGGTTCGAAGGAATCACACCGCAGGACAGAAAAAGCAACGTTCCGCGACAAAAAGTGATAGCAACTTGTCGAAAAGTGAGAAGCCCGAGAACCATCAATTTCGATACATTGCATATTGTCATGATTACGATTTCCGCAGAACAAAGGGAACAATACCGCCAGGAAGGCTTTATGATGCTTCCTGGAGTAATTCCTCAGGACATGCTCTCCATGTTGCGCGAGGAATGCTCTTACTACCTTGGCTACTATGACTCAATCATGGATGCCAAAGGAGTAAAAACCGACAACTTGAGCCATCGCGGCAAGCGGTACTTCATCAACAACCGATACCGGTTGAGCAGTCGCATCTGGCAGTTTATTTTCAGTGACCTGATGGCCGAAGTGGCAAAAGCTACAGTGGGACCAGAAGCCTATCTCTTTCACGAACAGTGGGTTGTCAAGGGCGCCGAGCAGGGCATGAAATTCTCATGGCATCAGGATAGTGGCTACGTGAAATGGTACGATCCATCAACTAGGCATGATCCTTACGTCACCTGCTGGTGCACTCTCGACGATGTCAACGAGGAGAACGGCACCGTGTATCTGCTGCCCCATTCGCGCGCGGGAACACGCGGGCAGATTATCGACCATATCAAGGAAGAAGGAACAAACGACCTCATTGGCTATAGTGGAACCGATCCTGGCGATCCAGTGATCGTTCCGGCTGGAAGTATTGTCGCCTTCGATAGCTTTGTCCTTCACCGCAGCGGAGCAAACCGGACCAATCGCATGCGGCGCATCTATCTGCCGCAATACAGTGCCGCGCCTATCAATCGGCCTGATGGCAAGCTGTGGGCACTGGCAACTCCTTTTCTGAAGAACGGGAAAAATATCTACGATCATGCAAACGATACGGCTGAAAAGTACGGGCCATTCCCGGACGCGCAGAAGAAGGCAGTGTAA
- a CDS encoding SDR family oxidoreductase: MSTVDTSRTALVTGASRGLGAAIAIELGAIGAKVAVNYFQSKTGAERVCEQIKAKGGTAQAFQADVRCEDEIARLTDQISKAFGSIDILVLNATGPQPLLSIEEQTWESYLDQLIFFVKSPLLLLKSVLPAMKRKGFGRVINIGSEVVELGNPRFANYVSAKGAQLGLTRSWARELAPAGITVNLVAPGWIPTERHTDATQEEMDSYTSNVPMQHMGNPEAVAKMVAFLAGDGAGFITGQKFAVNGGNTLL; the protein is encoded by the coding sequence ATGAGCACAGTAGATACTTCTCGTACAGCATTGGTAACGGGCGCCTCTCGTGGGTTGGGCGCAGCCATTGCGATAGAACTGGGAGCCATCGGAGCGAAAGTCGCCGTCAATTATTTCCAGAGTAAGACTGGAGCAGAGCGGGTCTGTGAGCAGATCAAGGCAAAAGGCGGAACGGCCCAAGCCTTTCAGGCTGACGTGCGGTGCGAAGATGAAATTGCGCGGTTGACAGATCAGATCAGTAAAGCTTTTGGCAGCATCGATATTCTTGTGCTCAATGCGACTGGCCCGCAGCCGCTTCTTTCCATCGAAGAGCAGACTTGGGAGTCCTATCTCGATCAGCTGATTTTTTTTGTGAAGTCTCCATTGCTGCTGCTCAAGAGCGTGCTGCCGGCAATGAAGCGGAAAGGCTTTGGAAGAGTCATCAATATTGGCAGCGAAGTTGTAGAGCTTGGCAATCCGCGGTTTGCCAACTATGTTTCGGCCAAGGGTGCGCAACTGGGACTGACCCGCTCCTGGGCGCGCGAGCTTGCTCCTGCGGGCATTACCGTGAACCTGGTAGCGCCAGGCTGGATTCCCACGGAACGTCACACGGATGCAACGCAGGAAGAGATGGACAGCTACACGTCGAATGTGCCGATGCAGCACATGGGAAATCCAGAGGCTGTAGCGAAGATGGTGGCTTTCCTTGCTGGGGATGGCGCAGGCTTTATCACCGGCCAGAAGTTTGCCGTCAACGGAGGCAACACGCTGCTGTAA
- a CDS encoding AraC family transcriptional regulator — translation MRTHLNLPPEVDGSIWHYRNLGLAHKRHHHAELELNLVTRGSGTYLLGNRRYSIRRGDLLWLFPAQEHLLFEQTPDFEMWIGVFKRRMVRRIANDAKTRILLQKEPAGEFCRRLAEHDLDRLEDLFTELCNASEQTNFLNAGLSYGLLSSWLSFERARDVPVRDVHPAVERAAHLIRDTLGNLTLDDLAHQAGLSATRLSRLFKEQTGFTIVDFRNRQRVERFLQIYGTGQRQNMLEAALEAGFGSYPQFHRVFKHVMGYSPMQYRQIRPPR, via the coding sequence ATGCGTACACATCTTAACCTCCCGCCAGAAGTAGACGGAAGCATCTGGCATTATCGTAACCTTGGGCTCGCCCATAAGCGGCATCACCATGCCGAGTTGGAGCTGAACCTTGTCACCCGCGGAAGCGGTACGTACCTCCTCGGAAACCGGCGCTACAGCATACGGCGCGGAGACCTGTTGTGGCTGTTCCCCGCTCAGGAGCACCTGCTCTTTGAGCAGACACCGGACTTCGAAATGTGGATCGGCGTCTTCAAGCGACGCATGGTGCGGCGAATCGCAAACGACGCAAAAACCCGCATACTTCTTCAAAAAGAGCCGGCCGGAGAATTCTGCCGCCGCCTCGCCGAGCATGACCTGGACCGGCTTGAAGATCTGTTTACGGAGCTCTGCAATGCATCGGAGCAGACGAATTTTCTAAATGCCGGGCTCTCGTATGGATTGCTTTCTTCATGGCTCAGCTTTGAAAGGGCCCGCGATGTTCCAGTGCGCGATGTGCATCCTGCCGTAGAACGAGCCGCCCATCTTATTCGTGACACTCTCGGCAACCTTACTCTTGATGATCTGGCTCATCAGGCCGGCCTCAGTGCCACTCGGCTCAGCCGGCTGTTCAAGGAGCAAACCGGTTTCACTATCGTCGATTTCCGCAATCGGCAACGCGTCGAGCGATTTCTACAGATCTATGGGACAGGCCAGCGTCAGAACATGCTGGAAGCAGCGCTTGAAGCTGGCTTTGGCAGTTACCCGCAATTTCACAGAGTGTTCAAGCACGTCATGGGGTATTCTCCCATGCAATACCGGCAGATCAGACCTCCTCGGTAA
- a CDS encoding glycoside-pentoside-hexuronide (GPH):cation symporter, translating to MKNSVLTTRLSYTASEVAGQLIFCVVSFYLLKFYTDVYGISAAAAGTILLLARSVDAIDAPLWGILFDKTHSRWGKSRPWFLWLCVPFAFFGVLTFVTPSFGAMAKVIYAAATYVVCSILYTGINTPVTSILSALTGDTHERITLTSFRMFGSKLGVLIVNLTVLKMVTWLGRGNDRLGFMLVMPMYACGTVLLYLLAFRNLKEVVTSEKHRLSIRQSFAALHGNGPWFIIFFSSFFFWIAFVSRISAAPYFFQYVLRRKDLISVANSLDVISLATIVLLPWFCRRFTKRTVWVASLAGAIVSQVVIQAGVAESSSAIVMTGWSLGFLTSGVAMAIPFSTLSDSVDYGEWKRGVRAVGLLTALGAAFCLKAGSGLGGALPAWILSWYSYVPNVEQTQRSLHGIELSFIWLPALCYALAAIPVFFYYRYECLELRIRKELEQRRSMATAISSSV from the coding sequence ATGAAGAATTCCGTCCTCACGACACGCCTCAGCTACACTGCCAGCGAGGTCGCCGGGCAGCTTATCTTTTGTGTCGTCTCCTTTTATCTGCTCAAATTTTATACCGATGTCTACGGAATATCCGCGGCCGCGGCAGGCACAATTCTGTTGCTGGCGCGTTCTGTCGACGCCATTGATGCACCATTATGGGGGATTCTTTTTGATAAGACACATAGCCGCTGGGGAAAGAGCCGGCCATGGTTTCTCTGGCTTTGCGTGCCTTTTGCTTTCTTCGGCGTGCTCACTTTTGTAACACCGAGTTTTGGCGCAATGGCAAAAGTTATCTATGCGGCAGCTACCTACGTGGTCTGTAGCATTCTCTATACAGGAATCAATACTCCTGTTACTTCTATCCTCTCCGCCCTGACCGGGGATACCCACGAACGGATTACACTTACCAGTTTCCGTATGTTCGGGTCGAAGCTAGGGGTGCTGATTGTTAACCTGACCGTCCTGAAAATGGTTACATGGCTAGGGCGCGGGAATGACCGCCTCGGATTCATGCTTGTTATGCCCATGTATGCCTGTGGAACGGTTCTGCTATACCTGCTCGCCTTCCGTAATTTGAAGGAAGTCGTAACGAGCGAAAAACATCGCCTCTCGATCCGGCAGAGTTTTGCCGCGCTCCATGGAAATGGGCCCTGGTTCATCATTTTCTTCAGCAGCTTTTTCTTCTGGATTGCATTCGTCTCGCGCATCTCGGCGGCTCCCTACTTTTTTCAGTACGTGCTTCGCCGCAAAGATTTGATTTCTGTGGCGAACAGCCTGGATGTGATATCGCTAGCCACGATTGTTCTTCTACCGTGGTTCTGCCGGCGATTTACAAAGCGCACAGTGTGGGTGGCCAGCCTTGCGGGGGCGATTGTGAGCCAGGTCGTAATCCAGGCTGGGGTTGCAGAATCATCGTCCGCGATTGTCATGACCGGGTGGTCTCTCGGGTTCCTCACCAGCGGCGTAGCAATGGCGATACCGTTCTCGACCCTTTCTGACAGCGTGGATTACGGAGAGTGGAAACGGGGTGTTCGAGCCGTTGGTCTGCTCACCGCACTGGGTGCGGCATTTTGCCTGAAGGCAGGAAGCGGCCTGGGAGGAGCGTTGCCGGCATGGATTCTCAGCTGGTATTCGTATGTGCCGAATGTGGAGCAAACGCAGCGCTCGCTCCACGGCATTGAATTGAGCTTTATCTGGCTCCCGGCGCTTTGCTACGCACTGGCGGCGATTCCTGTGTTTTTTTACTACCGATATGAATGCCTTGAGCTAAGGATCCGCAAGGAGCTTGAGCAGCGCCGCTCCATGGCTACAGCGATCAGCAGCAGCGTATAA